One Capsicum annuum cultivar UCD-10X-F1 chromosome 2, UCD10Xv1.1, whole genome shotgun sequence genomic window carries:
- the LOC107857912 gene encoding quinone oxidoreductase PIG3 isoform X1: protein MTSRLSSGETFLIHGGSSGIGSFAIQMAKCLGVKVFITAGSEEKLAACKELGADVCINYKTEDFATRIMEETGGKGVDVILDNIGGPYFQRNLDSLNVDGRLFIIGFMGGTVTQVNLGCLAARRLTVQAAGLRSRSAENKTQIVREVEKNVWPAIAAGKVKPVVYNKYFPLAEAVEAHQLLESSKHIGKILLTV, encoded by the exons ATGACTAGCAGGCTTTCCTCTGGTGAAACGTTTCTG ATACATGGAGGCTCTAGTGGAATTGGTTCCTTTGCCATTCAAATGGCTAAGTGCCTTGGGGTCAAAGTTTTCATCACAGCAG GAAGTGAGGAAAAACTTGCTGCATGCAAAGAACTCGGGGCTGATGTTTGCATCAATTACAAGACTGAAGACTTTGCCACACGCATCATGGAAGAAACAGGAGGGAAAG GTGTTGATGTCATACTAGATAATATAGGAGGTCCATACTTCCAACGAAACCTTGACAGCCTCAATGTTGATGGTAGGCTCTTCATTATTGGTTTTATGGGAGGAACAGTGACACAAGTAAATCTTGGCTGTTTAGCAGCAAGACGCCTGACAGTGCAGG CTGCTGGCTTGCGTAGCAGAAGCGCAGAAAACAAAACTCAAATTGTGAGAGAAGTGGAAAAGAATGTTTGGCCTGCAATTGCAGCTGGGAAGGTGAAACCAGTGGTGTACAACAAGTACTTCCCCTTAGCAGAAGCTGTTGAGGCTCATCAGTTACTGGAAAGCAGCAAGCACATTGGAAAGATTCTGCTTACTGTTTAA
- the LOC107857912 gene encoding quinone oxidoreductase PIG3 isoform X3, with protein sequence MAKCLGVKVFITAGSEEKLAACKELGADVCINYKTEDFATRIMEETGGKGVDVILDNIGGPYFQRNLDSLNVDGRLFIIGFMGGTVTQVNLGCLAARRLTVQAAGLRSRSAENKTQIVREVEKNVWPAIAAGKVKPVVYNKYFPLAEAVEAHQLLESSKHIGKILLTV encoded by the exons ATGGCTAAGTGCCTTGGGGTCAAAGTTTTCATCACAGCAG GAAGTGAGGAAAAACTTGCTGCATGCAAAGAACTCGGGGCTGATGTTTGCATCAATTACAAGACTGAAGACTTTGCCACACGCATCATGGAAGAAACAGGAGGGAAAG GTGTTGATGTCATACTAGATAATATAGGAGGTCCATACTTCCAACGAAACCTTGACAGCCTCAATGTTGATGGTAGGCTCTTCATTATTGGTTTTATGGGAGGAACAGTGACACAAGTAAATCTTGGCTGTTTAGCAGCAAGACGCCTGACAGTGCAGG CTGCTGGCTTGCGTAGCAGAAGCGCAGAAAACAAAACTCAAATTGTGAGAGAAGTGGAAAAGAATGTTTGGCCTGCAATTGCAGCTGGGAAGGTGAAACCAGTGGTGTACAACAAGTACTTCCCCTTAGCAGAAGCTGTTGAGGCTCATCAGTTACTGGAAAGCAGCAAGCACATTGGAAAGATTCTGCTTACTGTTTAA
- the LOC107857912 gene encoding uncharacterized protein LOC107857912 isoform X2 produces the protein MEALVELVPLPFKWLSALGSKFSSQQVHHDLSHYGTEIIQLTMSNLVNQEVRKNLLHAKNSGLMFASITRLKTLPHASWKKQEGKKITVVIIYLMGPGGNHSISSHVLHALHYWFYGRNSDTSKSWLFSSKTPDSAGYSNKNAVSQPEERNLETLYCNSQMNSLEVSVFICLVVISYF, from the exons ATGGAGGCTCTAGTGGAATTGGTTCCTTTGCCATTCAAATGGCTAAGTGCCTTGGGGTCAAAGTTTTCATCACAGCAGGTTCATCATGATCTCTCTCATTATGGAACTGAAATCATTCAGCTAACCATGTCAAATCTTGTTAACCAGGAAGTGAGGAAAAACTTGCTGCATGCAAAGAACTCGGGGCTGATGTTTGCATCAATTACAAGACTGAAGACTTTGCCACACGCATCATGGAAGAAACAGGAGGGAAAG aaaattaCAGTGGTTATCATATATCTCATGGGGCCAGGGGGAAACCACTCAATTTCTTCTCATGTCTTACAT GCTCTTCATTATTGGTTTTATGGGAGGAACAGTGACACAAGTAAATCTTGGCTGTTTAGCAGCAAGACGCCTGACAGTGCAGG ATACTCGAACAAGAATGCTGTTAGTCAACCAGAAGAGAGAAATCTGGAGACACTCTACTGCAATTCGCAAATGAACTCGCTTGAAGTCTCAGTGTTCATTTGTCTCGTTGTTatctcttatttttaa